Sequence from the Fibrobacter sp. UWR2 genome:
AAGACTCTCAATGCCTCTCCGGATGACCGTTTCGCGATGCTGGAACTCGTGACATCCGATGAACCGCGCTTTATTCTTTCGGACCTGGAAATCCAGCAGGGAGATTTCCGCGGCTCGTACGTATTCCTGATGAGCCTCAAGGAAAAGTTCCCGAATACGGATTTCAGGCTACTGGTCGGTGCCGACAGTTACGGCAATATCCCGCATTGGCGTGATCCGCTCCATTTTTATGGCACGGAGTACAACGGACACTTGCTCCTGCGCGACATTGGACTCATCGTGTTTGCGCGTAATGGGTATCCGAAACCCGATGTGGCTGAACACCTCGCAAAAGGGTATGCGCCGCTCTACTGGCTTGGCGCAGAGGAAGGCTTTGTCGGGAAATATTCCAGCACGCAGATTCGCAAGGATCTTTGGCGCAACAGGAACGAGAAACCGGCGGGGCTCGATCCGAAGGTTTACCGCTATATCATAGAGAACGATTTGTACAGAGCGTAAGGATTGTGGGGTAGGAATGCAATTTGTTGATAAGTTAAGAGCGAAACCGGCGGTGCAGAAAGCCGAGAAGTTTTTCCCGGCTGTGGCTTTTCTTGCCGGTTTCAGCTGGGATTCCATAACACTCGGGCAGCGCATCGACCAGACGGACCTCGCATTCCTACTGGCGTATTATGTTGGGGCCTTTATTCTGGTGTTGCTGCTTTCGGCTCACCTGGAACATCCGGAAGGTTGGACCAAGGAACGCCTGAAGGCGGCAAAGTCCATGACTCCGGCCCAGAGCGCAAAGCCTGCGACGCAGACGGTGGCTACAGTGGATGCCGGTGCGGATAACATCAAGGCTGCTGAACCCGCTGAGAAGCCCGCGCCATTTGCCGCATCGTCCAGATTTTCTACGGTTGCGGGCAAGATGGCGAACTTGACAAAGCCTGCGACAACCGCTGTTGCGTCAAAAATCAAGAATGTAGCCGATGCTTCCGCATCCAAAATCAAGAATGCGGCAGACGCTTCGACTGCAGGAGCCAAGAAGTTTGCCGGCAAGATGGGTTACGAATCCACATCTGTCCCGAAGAACGCTATTGTCGTGCACCATCGGTTCCTTGACCGCGAATGGAGCGAAGCCTGGAAATCCCGCTTCACGTGGATGATGCAGTTCTGTTTCGGTAGCATGTACAGTGCGCTTGTTGTGTGCTATTTCAAGAGTAGTGGCTCGCTTGCTTCCCTTATCCTCGTGTTGATGCTTGCTGTTCTTTTGGTGGGTAACGAATTCCTGCAGAAGAAGTATGAAAGTTTTGGAGTGAGTCTCGCGTTCTTCTGCCTGCTCGGGACGATGTTCATGAATTTCACGATTCCGCACTTGGTACACCGTATCGGATTCCTGTGGTTCTTCTTGAGTACGCTTGCTTCTTTCGGGGTGTGCATAGGTATCCAGAGGCTTTCGCATCACAAGAAGCGCGTGCTCATCGCGCCCGCCGTTATAAGCACGGCGCTTATCGTTGCCTACGTGATGAACTGGGTCCCGCCTGTACCGCTTGTCCTGAAACAGCAGATGGTATGCCAGAATTTCGACAGGACGAACTATTCCTGCGATATCGATGACCCGACATTCTTGCAGACCATCGGGGTGAAACTCCCGTCGGTACATCGCATCGATGGGGCCGAGGTCTATTACCTGTCGTCGGTCTACGCTCCGGCTGACCTGAAGGCGGAACTGGAATACCGTTGGTACATGAAGGACGAGGCAACTGGCGACTACAAGCTTATCGACAAGGTGTCCTCGGGCCGGATGGTGATGCGTGGCGGGCGCGAGGCAGGCTACCGCAGTTATACGAAGAAAAAGGATCCCGCTCCAGGCCGTTACCTTGTGGAAACGGCCTACAAGAACGGCGCTGTCATTGGATCGCAGAAGTTTGAAATCTTTAATGATTCTCCTGCGAAAAACGGCTATGTCCGTGATTCCCTACAGTAACGCATGAAGGCTCCCCGCGACATGTACTTCGAAAGCGAGGTCCGGCCGGAACAGAACGGCCGCCCCCTGCTTGATTCCCTTGTCGACCGATTCACCTACCATAGCCGTGAGGAATGGATAGACCGTTTTGAACGGGGCCTAGTTTCGGTCAACGGCGTTGTTGCAAACCTTGAAACCATAGCGCATAAGGGTGACAAGGTCGTGTATCATGTGGAAAACTACGAGGAGCCGGAAGTCCCGACGGATTTCGATACGGTATTCGAGGACGACGAGTTTATCTTGGTTGCAAAGCCTGCGGGTATTCCGGTTCACCACACGGGGCGCATTTTTTACAACACGTTTGCCTCCGTTGTCCGGCGTGCGACCGACTGCGAGACCGCGACCCCGATGCACCGGCTTGACCGAGATACGGGTGGCCTCATGCTTTTTGCAAAATACGCGGAGACGGCAGCCCGGTTCCAGAAGAACCTGGATCGTATCCTGCTCCGAAAATTCTATCTCGCGGTAGTTCGTGGCGACTTTCCTCACCAGGAATTCCGCTGCGATTTTCCCTTGCGCGAAGATCCGGCGAGCCCCTTGCGAGTAAAGATGTTCCGGTTCGAAGACGGTAAACCCTGCTCGACCGTTTTTCGCAAGTTAGTTGTCTTTGAACGCGACGGTCAGACGTATACCGTGCTAGAATGTGAACTTCTGACCGGGCGCAAGCACCAGATCCGTGCCCACCTTGCCGAACTCGGGTTCCCGATCGTCGCCGACCGCCTCTACGCCCAGAACGGCTTCTATTATGATAAACTAGCCCGTGAGGGCCTGACTGAAGAAGATTATCGCGTTCTCGGGGCCCGCTACCACATGCTTTATGCATATAAGGTGGAACTGCGTCTCCCGTACTGGGATACCCCCCGCGATTTCAAGAGTGTCAATTTCCCCACAGAAATGAAAAATCTTTTAGCAGATTTTGCTATTTTTTAGCCTGAAAAGTCGAACCTATGTGGTTCAAGGAGTAGAAAAATGAAATGTAAAGTCCTGCTGGGCCTTGCCACCGCCGCCTTGGTGATGACTGCCTGTGATAATGTTCCTGCTGGTAAGACTGCTGCTGAGATTAAGCTGACTTCGACGGACGACCAGAAGTTCGCCTACATGCTGGGTGCCCAGTTTGCTCTCCAGAATTTCAAGATGATTCCGCTGCAGATGGGCGAGGAACTCGACGAGGACGCCCTTGTCCAGGGTATTGTGGATGGCTACAAGTCCGATAAGGATTCGAGCTTCAAGCTGCAGGTGGAAGCCGATTCTCTGAGGAGTATCGGCTTTGACTACAATTCCAACGCCCGTACCCGTATGGAAAAGATCCGTCCGGATAGCGCTACGGTGGCTTCCTTTAACGGTGACCAGTCCAAGTTCCGCGCCTACATGGATTCTGCCATGAAGGCCCAGCCTGTCGTGAAGGCTCCTGCTCCTACGAGGCAGCCTGTGGTTCTCGGTGCCGAGGCTACCCGCAACCAGAAGTTCTCTTACTTTATCGGTGTGCAGTTCGAAAACCAGTTTGTCAACATCGGTGCCCAGTTCCAGACGGAATTCGACTTGGATTACTTTGTAATCGGTGTACGTGAAGCTGCCGCGAAGGTGCGCGATACGACGCTCGCCCTTACGCTCCCCGACGATTCCCTCAGGGCTGTGGGCGAACGCTATAACGAGAAGATGAAGGTTCTCCGTGAAGAAGCCGTGAAGAAGGCTCAGGAAGAAGAAGCCAAGCTCAAGGAAGCAGTGAAGGGCCTCCGTGGCGACACGCTCGTGAACGGCATGCCTGCCAAGATGAACTACAAGGTGAAGGTTACCGGCATTACGAACAAGGCCGAAAACCTCGAGACCTGGGCTGGCAAGCCTCTCCTGATTTTCTACTTCTCCGCAACTTGCGGCCACTGCGCCCATGCTGCTCCGCAGATCCTCGAAATTGCAAAGGAATTTGCCCCGAAGGGCCTGACCACGGTGGCTGTTGCAAGCGGTGGAAACAACAAGTCTGGCATCCGCAAGTTTGCCGACAACGCCAAGTTTGACGATACCATCAACATCGTGTGGGATGAAGCCCGTCAGTTCGGTGAACTCTACAGCGATGGCTACGTCCCGAAGGTCTACCTCGTGAATCCGGATGCATCGTACAAGGAATACGTTGCTTTCGAAAGCGAGAAGGATACCCTCAAGCAGGAAATTGCCGCCCTCATGGAAGGCAAGCCTGTCGTGTGGAATATCGAACCGCCGAAGCCCGCAGTGGTTGACACGCTCAAGCCCGCTGCCGCAACGAAGTAGTGTCTATAAACGCACAATACGATGTCGTCGTAGTCGGTGGCGGTCATGCCGGCATCGAGGCGACGCACGCCGCCTGGAAACTCGGTGTAAAGACCGCCATGCTTACGATGGATATTAACGCCATCGGGCGTATGAGCTGTAACCCGGCCGTAGGCGGGGTGGCGAAAGGCCAGATTGTGCGCGACATCGATGCACTCGGTGGCCTGATGGGGCTTTTGACCGACAAGGCCGGCATCCAGTTCCGCATGCTCAACATGAGCAAGGGGCCTGCCGTGTGGGGCCCACGCGCCCAGTGTGACATGAAGTATTACAGCGAGATTGCCCGAGAGGTCATTACGAACCTTCCCGGGCTTTCCGTTATCCAGGGGGAACTTGCCGCGTTTGAACGCATGGCAGATGGCCGCCTGGAACTCACGCTTTTGAATGGCGACCGCTACGTGACCCGTGCACTCGTTGTTACGAGTGGTACCTTCCTTGCCTCCAAGATGTTTACTGGGCTCGAGACGAGCATCGGTGGGCGAGTGGGCGAGCCGAGTGCGGACAAACTTTCGGAATGCCTTGCGTTTAACGGCATTGCGTTACGCAGACTCAAGACGGGTACGCCGAGCCGACTTGATCCGGATTCCATCGACTTTAACGAATGCGACGTGCAGCGCGGCGACGATGTCGCCTGGCCCATGAGTGACCGTCACGTTGCCGAGACTGTTCCCGGTCGCGATGCGGACTATTTCTGGGGCGATGCTCTAAACAAGTTTGTACGTAACGATTGCGTTTGCTGGATTACACGTACCAACATCAAGACGCACGACATTCTGCGGAGCGGGTTCAAGGATAGCCCGATGTTTAGCGGGCGTATCCACGGCAAGGGCCCGCGCTATTGCCCGAGTATCGAGGACAAGATCAACCGCTTTGGCGACCGTGACGGCCACCAGCTATTCCTTGAACCGGAACAGGCGGATATCGGTCGTGTTTACATCAACGGGTTCAGCTCGAGCCTCCCTGCAGATATCCAGCTTGCAGCCATCCACACGATTCCGGGCCTTACGCGCGCCCGTGTGTTGCAGATTGGCTATGCGGTAGAATACGATTCTGTCGATGCTACGCAGCTTTACCCGACGTTCGAATGCAAGAAGGTTCCGGGCCTGTACTTTGCTGGCCAGGTCTGCGGTACGAGCGGCTATGAAGAGGCCGCGGGTCAGGGACTCCTGGCGGGAATCAACGCGGCTCTGAAAATAAAGGGCGAAGGGCCCTTTATTTTAGGTCGTTCCGACAGTTACCTAGGGGTGATGGCGGACGACCTCACGAACATCCTGCTGGACGAACCGTACAGGATGTTCACGAGCCGCGCCGAATACAGGCTTTTCCTCCGTAGCGACAATGCGGAAACGCGTCTGAAGGAGCGCGCTCACGAAATCGGGATGATTTCGGATAGCGACTATGCCGACTGGAAACATCGCCTTGACCTGATGGATGCCGCTCGCAAGCGCCTTGCTGAAGAATCAGCCACTCCGGACCAGGCGAATATTATCCTTGCCAGCGGGGGACAGGCCCTTGCGAGCGAACGCTGCCGCTGGATTAACGTATTGCGCCGTCCAGGAATTGATCCGGAACTGTTTTTCCGGACCGCGCTCCCGGATATGACTCTTGCCCGCCGTGACCAGTGGTTCATGTATGCCGAGGAAATCTATGCCGGCTTCTTCGACAGGCAGGCCCGCGAAATCGACGACCAGAAGAAGATGGAAGCGGTTCGCCTGCCCGAGAACCTGGACTACATGCAGGTGACTGCCATCAGCATCGAGAGTCGCCAGCGCCTGAACGCCCACAAGCCGCTTACTCTCGGCCAGGCTAGCCGCGTGCCTGGCGTACGCCCTGCCGATATCACGGTCCTTGCGCATTGGCTTGAAAATCGCTAGACTGGCTTTGCGGTTTGAGGGGCCTCACTTGCAAATTTCGCCAAAAAATGCTATCTTTGGGCCGTCAAATTAACATAATTGTCTAAAGACAAATTTCCAAGAGGTACATTATGGCAGAAGAAACAGAAGTCAAATCCACCGAAGAAGTCAAGCCTCAGGAACCGAAATCCAAAGAAAAAGCTCAAGAAAAGAAGGCTCCGGCCAAGAAGAAGCGCCCCCTGAACGCCAAGCGCAAGGGGGCAGCTCCTGCTGCCAAGAAGCCGGCCGTTTTCAGTGATTCCCTGGAAGACCGTTTCCCCGCCCTCGCCGCCAAGCTCAAGAAGCAGATCGAGGACGGCATCAAGCAGAAGATCAAGGATGCGCAGAACGACCCGAAGGTCAAGGCTGCCTCCAAGAAGTTCGCTGCCGAAAAGTAATCTAGATTTCTTTGACTTTTGACGCCCTCGGTTCGCCGAGGGTGTTTTTTTATGTCCGGCATTCTTGAATTTCTATATTTGCGTTCATGATTAGCATTACCAAGCTTTTGATGGATTCCCCGAATTACGGCGACCAACTGCGCTACGAACCAAAGGCGCACGAATGCAAGAACGGAGTGGCGCCGGGTCGCGGTCCCGTTGTGGTGTGGAACTGCACCAAGACCTGCAATCTGAGTTGCGTGCACTGCTATGCTCGCTCCGAGGCCATCAAGTACCAGAACGAATTGACTCACGAAGAGGGAATCGCCCTCATAGATCAGTTGGCCGATTTCAAGGTGCCGGTAATCCTCTTTAGCGGTGGCGAGCCTTTGCTTCGTCCCGATTTTTTTGAACTTGCGAACTATGCGGCAAGCAAGGGAATCCGCCCGACCATCAGCACGAACGGAACCTGCATTACGCCCGATGTTGCCCAGAAACTCAAGGACATGGGTGTGGGCTACGTGGGTATCAGCCTCGATGGCTGCGAAGCAACGCACGACAAGTTCCGCGGCAAGGAGGGCGCCTACAGGCTTGCACTCTGTGGCATCCGCAACTGCGTAGCGACCGGTCAGAAGGTGGGCCTGCGTTTTACGATTACGCGCTACAATGTTCAGGATCTGAATGCAATTTTTGACCTGCTTGAAAGTGAAAATATTGACCGTGTGTGCTTCTACCACTTGGTGTATAGCGGGCGCGGTTCCGCGATGGTTGCAAACGATTTGAACCATGAAGAAAGCCGCAAGGCGATGGACTTGATTATCGACCGCACGCTCGATTTCAAGAAGCGCGGGATCGACAAGGAAATTCTGACGGTAGATAATCACGCTGACGCTGTTTACCTGTACCTGCGCATGAAGCGCGAAGACCCTGCCCGTGCCGAGAAAGTACTGGAACTTATTCAGCGTAACGGCGGAAACCGCAGCGGCATGGCCTTTGGCAACATCGACAGCATTGGCAACGTTCACCCTGACCAGTTCACGCAGTACATTACGCTCGGCAACGTGCGCGAACGCAGCTTCGGTGAAATCTGGAGCGATGAAAGTAACCCGATTATGGCGGGTCTCAAGAACCGCAAGCCGATTCTGAAGGGACGCTGCCCCAAGTGCACCTACCTGAACCTTTGCAACGGGAACTTCCGCACCCGCGCCGAAGCCGTGACGGGCGACTTTTGGGAACAGGACCCGGCCTGCTATCTGACGGACGAGGAAATTACAAATGTGTAATGAGTAACTAATAATCTCACATCACACATTTCACATCTCACATTCTTTATGACTGCTCTTGAACAAAATCTCCTCGCCATTATCCAGGACGCCTTCCCGCTGGAAGAGCGCCCGTACCAGGTATTGGCGGGGCGGCTTGGCTTCGACGAGCAGAGCACTTTTGCTGCGGTCGAGAGTCTGCGCAAGTCGGGTGTTATCCGCCGTATCGGTGGAGTGTACGATTCCCGTAGGCTCGGTTTTGTTTCGCGTCTTTGTGCGGGCAAGGTTGCCGATATTGATAGATTTGCGGCTACGGTCAACGAAATTTCTGCGATTACCCACAATTACGTCCGTTCCCACGAATACAATGTCTGGTTTACAGTTATTGCTCAGTCGGAAGGCGAAATCCATGCGATTGTGGACGGGCTTTGCGCAAACACGGACCTTCGCGACGTGCATGTCCTTTCCGCAACGAAGAAGTTCAAGATAAACACGGTGATGGGTACTGCCGCGCTAAAAACTGAATCGTCAATGCGAGTGGAGAAAACTGAGTCTGCCGCGAGCGGAGCGTGGCGGAAGCAATCTCCTGTCTGCGTCTTGTCTGGTCCAGACCAATCACGAATCAGCCTCGCCTGTACCGATATTCCTCACACGCTCACGCCCTTCAAGGACTGGGGCGTATCTACCGAAGAGCTCCGCGACGACCTCGCCCAAAAGAGAATGCGCCGCTTTGGGGCAATCCTCCGGCACCAGGATGCGGGCTTTGCCTACAATGCGATGGTCTGCTTTGCGACTCCTTCCGATGCCGGGACAGTTCTTGCGCAGAAGCCCTATGTTTCCCATTGTTACGAGCGGCCCGTATTTGAAGGCTTCCCGTACAATCTGTACGCCATGATGCATGCGCAGTCCGCTGCTGAACTCGACCAGTATATAAAAGATGCCGCAGCTTCTATCGGCAATCCCGAATACGCTGTCCTCAATTCCGTGCGCGAACTCAAGAAAACGAGTTTCCGCTTTTTCGAATAGGGCTCTTTATTTACAACAGATTGAAGTACGCACCAATACGGTGACCAGTCTCGAACCCGAACAGCGTTCCCTTGTGAATTTCATAGTCTAGCCCGATTCCAATCGGGACTTTAAATAAACTAAATGAACGGGAAACGTCGAAGCGGAACTTGAAACCGGAATATCTGTCGTCCATGCTGCTGTATTTTTCCTCGAGATTCAGGTTCTTTGAATCATGAAACCGTGTCTGGAAAAGTGCAGTCTCGCTAATCTTCCAGCCCGTTCCTTTTTCCTCGTCCCACCGAAGTTTCCATACGAACGACGCCTTTATCCCGATTTCGTCGCCGGGCTTGTAGTTTTTGTCTTCAAGGAATCTGTTATAGCGTAGTGATGTCCCGAGCAGGAGAGACTTTGAAAAAGGTAGATACACGAATGGTTCTATGTTTAGCCTGTGGAATCTCTGAAGCCGGGATCCTTCGCCGGGCGGGAATCTCCACCCCCAATCAAGTCCGATGTGCCTGAATATTATGCTGCGGAATCCGACATATGTCTCGTTGAAGCCGTTAGTGTGTAAGTTGCAGTAGTTGTGGACGTATCCTTTTGTGGAATATTCGTAACTGTATTCCATGAAACGGTACGAGACATCGGCATACAGGCTAAAGCGTTCCGTGGGGGCGAACTCTATCGAAAATCTTGTGTCGAAACTGTAAACGTCTTCGTCTAGCTCGAATGTGCCTTCGGCAATGGCATGGGTGGTGGGAGGGGTAATCGGATGCAATACCTCGGTAGCCACGCAGTGGAGCGTGGTACATAGCAATATCAGTCCGAGTCTCTTGAACATTGTCATAAAAATATATTATTTTAACAAATGAATGAATTTCTTTTGGCGAAAACTTGCTGTTCCTGTGCTGCTGTCGTTGATTTTTAGCAGTTGCGTGTGGGACGTACCCGAGGAAACGCCTGAATTTCTTCCGTTGAATGATTCTGAGTATCCGTATGCGGATTTGCCCCGCATTGTCATCGAAACAGAAGATTTCCGCGAAATTCGTGACCGTGAGACGGAATTCCCGTCGCATTTGCAGATTTATGGCCAAAGTGCCCCCGAAAGCGAGGTCTATTCGCTGACGGTACGTGGCCGAGGTAATTCCAGTTTTATGATGCCGAAGTATGGCATGAAACTGGAATTTGATGATAAAGTAAGCCTTCTGGGAATGCCGGAGAATCGCGATTGGGCATTGATTGCAAATTACGGCGACAAGACCCATTTGCGAAACTTCATGATGACTCGCCTTTCGGAATGGCTTGGCGCCCGCTATACACCGCGCTGCCGGTATGTGGAACTCTATCTTAATCGCAAGTACATGGGGCTATATCTGCTTTCCGAGACGGTGAAGGTCGGGAAGAATCGCGTGAATATCGCCAAGAACGATTCTTCGTTCCTGTTCGAAAAGGAAAGCAGCAAAAAGCAGGATTCGCCGTTCGTCACGTCGTCGATGGGATTTTCGTTCCATGTAAAGAATCCGAAGAACCTTAAACCCGAGTCGGCTGCAATGCTTGTCGACCAACTGAACGAGTTCGAAGAGTTCATGCGTGATGGCGAATCCTCCAGCGGGAGACAGATGCGTGAATGGATTGACATAGACGATTTTATCCTTTATTACTGGGTACAGGAGTTCTCGAAAAATGAAGACGGTAATTTCGGTCGCAGCATATTTATTTCGTGGGAGAAGGGGAACCCGATGCGGTTTGGCCCTCTCTGGGATTTCGATATCTCGTTTGGGAACGAGTCGTATAAGAAGAACCGTGGCGCTGATGGCTGGTACATAGTCCGCTATAAATGGTTCAGCCGTATATTCAACAATCGGGAAGTTCGTCCCAAGGCGTTGGACTATTGGTTTTATCACAGGGATACGTTCCGTGCGCTTATTGACAGTGTTCCCTTGTATGCCTCGAATATTTCACGCGCGCTTAAAAATGAATACAAACGCTGGCCTATTATGGAAAATACAGAGAACTGGGCACTCAAGGAACCCTTCAAGGATTATGACGAGGCCCTGGATTCGATGGTGGCTTGGATGAAAACTCGGTATAAGTGGATTAACAACGAACTGAGCAAGTCCGTCAAAAAATAACAGCCCCTTAATTTTCTAAATTGTCTCCATGCGCAAAATCTACATGGCAGGCATGAGCCACAAGGTGGCAGAAATTGCAATCCGCGAAAAGTTCTACATCGCGATGGATGTCAAGACTGCTGCGCTTGAAAAATCCCCGTTTGACGAACTCCTGATCCTTGCGACCTGCAACCGCACTGAAGTCTACGTGGCTTCTGACCGAGTAATTGACGAATCGGAACTTGTGCGGTATGTGTGTGGGTTGGCAGGGCAGAACTACGACGATTTTGCCAAGTTTTTCTATTTCAAGTCGGGAGATGAGGTTGTCCACCATGTGATGAACGTGTGTGCCGGGCTCGATTCTGTGGCGGTGGGCGAGGACCAGATATTACACCAGATTGGCCGTGCATACGAGACGGCACATTCGCTCCAAGCGACGGGCAATACCCTGAACAAGTTGTTCCAGGGGGCAATCCACACCACCAAGCGCATCAAGACCGAGACGAACCTGAGTAAGCTTAGTTGCAACATCCCGTTCTTGGCGATGAAGCAGGTGCTGCATACGTTTAACGACCTTGAAAACCGTACCGTG
This genomic interval carries:
- a CDS encoding nicotinate-nicotinamide nucleotide adenylyltransferase — protein: MKNVAVMGGAFDPIHEDHITVARLCLQRGFCDEVWFMPSPDRWDKTLNASPDDRFAMLELVTSDEPRFILSDLEIQQGDFRGSYVFLMSLKEKFPNTDFRLLVGADSYGNIPHWRDPLHFYGTEYNGHLLLRDIGLIVFARNGYPKPDVAEHLAKGYAPLYWLGAEEGFVGKYSSTQIRKDLWRNRNEKPAGLDPKVYRYIIENDLYRA
- a CDS encoding DUF2914 domain-containing protein; protein product: MQFVDKLRAKPAVQKAEKFFPAVAFLAGFSWDSITLGQRIDQTDLAFLLAYYVGAFILVLLLSAHLEHPEGWTKERLKAAKSMTPAQSAKPATQTVATVDAGADNIKAAEPAEKPAPFAASSRFSTVAGKMANLTKPATTAVASKIKNVADASASKIKNAADASTAGAKKFAGKMGYESTSVPKNAIVVHHRFLDREWSEAWKSRFTWMMQFCFGSMYSALVVCYFKSSGSLASLILVLMLAVLLVGNEFLQKKYESFGVSLAFFCLLGTMFMNFTIPHLVHRIGFLWFFLSTLASFGVCIGIQRLSHHKKRVLIAPAVISTALIVAYVMNWVPPVPLVLKQQMVCQNFDRTNYSCDIDDPTFLQTIGVKLPSVHRIDGAEVYYLSSVYAPADLKAELEYRWYMKDEATGDYKLIDKVSSGRMVMRGGREAGYRSYTKKKDPAPGRYLVETAYKNGAVIGSQKFEIFNDSPAKNGYVRDSLQ
- a CDS encoding pseudouridine synthase, with the protein product MKAPRDMYFESEVRPEQNGRPLLDSLVDRFTYHSREEWIDRFERGLVSVNGVVANLETIAHKGDKVVYHVENYEEPEVPTDFDTVFEDDEFILVAKPAGIPVHHTGRIFYNTFASVVRRATDCETATPMHRLDRDTGGLMLFAKYAETAARFQKNLDRILLRKFYLAVVRGDFPHQEFRCDFPLREDPASPLRVKMFRFEDGKPCSTVFRKLVVFERDGQTYTVLECELLTGRKHQIRAHLAELGFPIVADRLYAQNGFYYDKLAREGLTEEDYRVLGARYHMLYAYKVELRLPYWDTPRDFKSVNFPTEMKNLLADFAIF
- a CDS encoding FKBP-type peptidyl-prolyl cis-trans isomerase N-terminal domain-containing protein, which translates into the protein MKCKVLLGLATAALVMTACDNVPAGKTAAEIKLTSTDDQKFAYMLGAQFALQNFKMIPLQMGEELDEDALVQGIVDGYKSDKDSSFKLQVEADSLRSIGFDYNSNARTRMEKIRPDSATVASFNGDQSKFRAYMDSAMKAQPVVKAPAPTRQPVVLGAEATRNQKFSYFIGVQFENQFVNIGAQFQTEFDLDYFVIGVREAAAKVRDTTLALTLPDDSLRAVGERYNEKMKVLREEAVKKAQEEEAKLKEAVKGLRGDTLVNGMPAKMNYKVKVTGITNKAENLETWAGKPLLIFYFSATCGHCAHAAPQILEIAKEFAPKGLTTVAVASGGNNKSGIRKFADNAKFDDTINIVWDEARQFGELYSDGYVPKVYLVNPDASYKEYVAFESEKDTLKQEIAALMEGKPVVWNIEPPKPAVVDTLKPAAATK
- the mnmG gene encoding tRNA uridine-5-carboxymethylaminomethyl(34) synthesis enzyme MnmG, with the protein product MSINAQYDVVVVGGGHAGIEATHAAWKLGVKTAMLTMDINAIGRMSCNPAVGGVAKGQIVRDIDALGGLMGLLTDKAGIQFRMLNMSKGPAVWGPRAQCDMKYYSEIAREVITNLPGLSVIQGELAAFERMADGRLELTLLNGDRYVTRALVVTSGTFLASKMFTGLETSIGGRVGEPSADKLSECLAFNGIALRRLKTGTPSRLDPDSIDFNECDVQRGDDVAWPMSDRHVAETVPGRDADYFWGDALNKFVRNDCVCWITRTNIKTHDILRSGFKDSPMFSGRIHGKGPRYCPSIEDKINRFGDRDGHQLFLEPEQADIGRVYINGFSSSLPADIQLAAIHTIPGLTRARVLQIGYAVEYDSVDATQLYPTFECKKVPGLYFAGQVCGTSGYEEAAGQGLLAGINAALKIKGEGPFILGRSDSYLGVMADDLTNILLDEPYRMFTSRAEYRLFLRSDNAETRLKERAHEIGMISDSDYADWKHRLDLMDAARKRLAEESATPDQANIILASGGQALASERCRWINVLRRPGIDPELFFRTALPDMTLARRDQWFMYAEEIYAGFFDRQAREIDDQKKMEAVRLPENLDYMQVTAISIESRQRLNAHKPLTLGQASRVPGVRPADITVLAHWLENR
- the nirJ1 gene encoding putative heme d1 biosynthesis radical SAM protein NirJ1, which gives rise to MISITKLLMDSPNYGDQLRYEPKAHECKNGVAPGRGPVVVWNCTKTCNLSCVHCYARSEAIKYQNELTHEEGIALIDQLADFKVPVILFSGGEPLLRPDFFELANYAASKGIRPTISTNGTCITPDVAQKLKDMGVGYVGISLDGCEATHDKFRGKEGAYRLALCGIRNCVATGQKVGLRFTITRYNVQDLNAIFDLLESENIDRVCFYHLVYSGRGSAMVANDLNHEESRKAMDLIIDRTLDFKKRGIDKEILTVDNHADAVYLYLRMKREDPARAEKVLELIQRNGGNRSGMAFGNIDSIGNVHPDQFTQYITLGNVRERSFGEIWSDESNPIMAGLKNRKPILKGRCPKCTYLNLCNGNFRTRAEAVTGDFWEQDPACYLTDEEITNV
- a CDS encoding Lrp/AsnC family transcriptional regulator, giving the protein MTALEQNLLAIIQDAFPLEERPYQVLAGRLGFDEQSTFAAVESLRKSGVIRRIGGVYDSRRLGFVSRLCAGKVADIDRFAATVNEISAITHNYVRSHEYNVWFTVIAQSEGEIHAIVDGLCANTDLRDVHVLSATKKFKINTVMGTAALKTESSMRVEKTESAASGAWRKQSPVCVLSGPDQSRISLACTDIPHTLTPFKDWGVSTEELRDDLAQKRMRRFGAILRHQDAGFAYNAMVCFATPSDAGTVLAQKPYVSHCYERPVFEGFPYNLYAMMHAQSAAELDQYIKDAAASIGNPEYAVLNSVRELKKTSFRFFE
- a CDS encoding CotH kinase family protein, which codes for MNFFWRKLAVPVLLSLIFSSCVWDVPEETPEFLPLNDSEYPYADLPRIVIETEDFREIRDRETEFPSHLQIYGQSAPESEVYSLTVRGRGNSSFMMPKYGMKLEFDDKVSLLGMPENRDWALIANYGDKTHLRNFMMTRLSEWLGARYTPRCRYVELYLNRKYMGLYLLSETVKVGKNRVNIAKNDSSFLFEKESSKKQDSPFVTSSMGFSFHVKNPKNLKPESAAMLVDQLNEFEEFMRDGESSSGRQMREWIDIDDFILYYWVQEFSKNEDGNFGRSIFISWEKGNPMRFGPLWDFDISFGNESYKKNRGADGWYIVRYKWFSRIFNNREVRPKALDYWFYHRDTFRALIDSVPLYASNISRALKNEYKRWPIMENTENWALKEPFKDYDEALDSMVAWMKTRYKWINNELSKSVKK